The proteins below are encoded in one region of Brassica napus cultivar Da-Ae chromosome A6, Da-Ae, whole genome shotgun sequence:
- the LOC106382445 gene encoding CBL-interacting serine/threonine-protein kinase 19-like yields MAELLRKVKSMKKKDKSNTQALILGKYEMGRLLGHGTFAKVYLARNATTGESVAIKVIDKEKVLKSGLIAHIKREISILRRVRHPNIVQLFEVMATKSKIYFVMEYVRGGELFNKVAKGRLKEDIARKYFQQLISAVSFCHFRGVYHRDLKPENLLLDEHGNLKVSDFGLSAVSDQIRQDGLFHTFCGTPAYVAPEVLARKGYDGAKVDIWSCGVILFVLMAGFLPFHDRNVMAMYKKIYRGDFRCPRWFPVEINRLLIRMLETKPERRFTMPQIMETGWFKKGFKHIKFYVEDDHKLSSADDDIESVESVSERSSTVSESEFESVDARRRSMPLMPRPASLNAFDLISFSPGFDLSGLFDDDGEGSRFVSGAPVNQIISKLEEIAKVVSFTVRKKDCRMSLEGSREGSVNGPLTIAAEIFELTPALVVVEMKKKGGDKVEYDEFCNKEVKPKLQNLSADNGEAVSASRSLPAYMLSDTD; encoded by the coding sequence ATGGCGGAATTGCTGAGAAAAGTAAAATCTATGAAGAAGAAGGATAAGAGCAACACACAAGCTCTAATCCTGGGCAAATACGAAATGGGAAGACTTCTCGGCCACGGAACCTTCGCCAAGGTGTACCTTGCGCGCAACGCAACCACCGGAGAAAGCGTCGCGATCAAAGTGATCGACAAAGAGAAAGTCCTCAAAAGCGGTTTGATCGCACACATCAAACGCGAGATCTCCATCCTCCGCCGCGTCCGCCACCCGAACATCGTCCAGCTCTTCGAGGTCATGGCCACCAAGTCCAAGATCTACTTCGTCATGGAGTACGTCAGAGGCGGCGAGCTCTTCAACAAAGTCGCCAAAGGGAGGCTTAAAGAAGACATCGCCCGTAAATACTTCCAGCAGCTCATCTCCGCCGTGTCCTTCTGCCACTTCCGCGGCGTTTACCACCGCGACCTCAAACCGGAGAATCTCCTCCTGGACGAGCACGGGAACCTGAAGGTCTCAGACTTCGGTCTCAGCGCGGTCTCTGATCAGATACGACAAGACGGTCTCTTCCACACATTCTGCGGGACCCCTGCTTACGTGGCACCGGAGGTTCTCGCGAGGAAAGGCTACGACGGAGCTAAGGTGGACATCTGGTCGTGCGGAGTGATCCTCTTTGTGTTGATGGCGGGGTTCCTCCCTTTCCACGATCGGAACGTTATGGCTATGTATAAAAAGATTTACAGAGGAGACTTCAGGTGCCCTAGATGGTTCCCGGTTGAGATTAACCGGTTATTGATTCGAATGCTCGAGACTAAACCGGAGAGACGGTTTACAATGCCGCAGATTATGGAGACTGGTTGGTTCAAAAAAGGGTTTAAACATATTAAGTTCTACGTTGAGGATGATCACAAGCTCTCTAGCGCTGACGATGATATCGAGTCGGTCGAATCGGTGTCCGAACGGTCTTCCACGGTGTCTGAGTCGGAGTTTGAGTCGGTTGACGCTAGGAGAAGATCAATGCCGTTGATGCCTAGACCGGCTAGTTTGAATGCTTTTGATCTCATTTCGTTTTCTCCCGGTTTTGATCTTTCCGGTTTgtttgatgatgatggtgaaggGTCGAGGTTTGTGTCCGGGGCTCCGGTTAACCAGATTATATCGAAGCTGGAGGAGATTGCGAAGGTTGTGAGCTTTACCGTGAGGAAGAAGGATTGTAGAATGAGTCTTGAAGGTTCGAGAGAAGGGAGTGTGAATGGTCCGTTGACTATTGCTGCTGAGATATTTGAGTTGACTCCAGCTTTGGTtgttgttgagatgaagaagaagggtgGTGATAAAGTGGAGTATGATGAGTTTTGTAATAAGGAAGTGAAACCGAAGTTGCAGAATTTGAGTGCGGATAATGGAGAAGCGGTTTCTGCGTCACGTTCTTTGCCAGCTTATATGCTTTCTGATACTGATTAG